One segment of Manihot esculenta cultivar AM560-2 chromosome 4, M.esculenta_v8, whole genome shotgun sequence DNA contains the following:
- the LOC110612755 gene encoding DNA-directed RNA polymerase I subunit rpa49, whose protein sequence is MGLDLEAQLADPKARSQASPHKKAKKEEWENTEAIRSQESPQTATQKSKKKINREEEENNDGTVLIQNEQPLASDEPNEQPPVCVKFEVIYDHSDKTPPIVGYFPSGYKPHNYNGYNNNEENLSPPPHPPTVSFYRSAQRIKIEKSFSEKNDKRSSSERMELVVSPDGSNVNFVGKNYKGEAMAAQLCTYALGVLDKNTQTLKIMPIAGNKIFRLEPKVRGLDTADKEPSCMENEEASEENKADKIMALNVKYGSKRSIVQYKKAQALKQGDDPESQKDLSKKIDNIVVNKEALESASTHIARNIPPHNSSATTPQEAYPLNRIILTGERDFLEDVYEILQVGTEARSNAYPTFVRNRIHKLLEIQDEAEKKTLSRIFSYITHLIKFKDLHSLDGASSAKSHKIPSILRQKFVEMFTPESRRLPVEKIDLLISYILVLTLHADDFRTNPTDIAKDLKVSSVSLRVHFANLGCKLVRENKLSLATLPVPLKFPTQRQKQRR, encoded by the exons ATGGGGTTGGATTTAGAGGCACAGTTAGCTGACCCAAAAGCTAGAAGCCAAGCATCGCCTCATAAGAAAGCAAAAAAGGAAGAGTGGGAGAACACTGAAGCGATTAGGAGCCAAGAATCACCACAAACAGCAACCCAGAAATCTAAAAAGAAGATAAACAGGGAGGAAGAGGAAAACAATGATGGGACGGTCCTAATCCAAAATGAGCAGCCACTCGCCAGTGATGAACCTAATGAGCAACCACCTGTCTGTGTAAAATTCGAAGTCATCTATGACCATTCTGACAAAACCCCGCCTATAGTTGGATATTTCCCTTCTGGGTATAAGCCCCATAATTATAATGGATATAACAATAATGAAGAAAACCTATCACCACCACCACATCCACCAACTGTCAGCTTTTATAGGAGTGCTCAACGGATCAAGATTGAGAAAAGCTTCAGTGAAAAGAATGATAAACGGAGTAGTTCAGAAAGGATGGAACTTGTTGTCAGTCCTGATGGGTCCAATGTGAATTTTGTGGGTAAGAACTATAAAGGTGAGGCAATGGCAGCTCAGTTGTGCACTTATGCACTTGGGGTTCTTGATAAGAATACTCAGACTTTGAAGATAATGCCCATTGCTGGAAATAAG ATATTCAGATTGGAACCAAAAGTTCGAGGATTAGACACTGCTGATAAGGAGCCTTCATGTATGGAAAATGAGGAAGCTAGTGAAGAAAACAAGGCAGATAAGATAATGGCGCTTAATGTTAAGTATGGATCAAAGAGATCTATAGTCCAG TATAAAAAAGCACAGGCTCTGAAGCAGGGAGATGATCCTGAATCTCAGAAAGATTTGAGCAAGAAAATTGATAATATTGTGGTTAACAAGGAGGCTCTTGAAAGTGCAAGCACCCATATTGCTCGAAATATTCCACCTCATAACTCTTCTGCCACCACTCCTCAGGAGGCTTATCCGTTGAACAGAATTATTCTTACAGGAGAGAGGGATTTCCTTGAAGATGTTTATGAGATTTTGCAAGTGGGGACCGAAGCCAGGAGCAATGCTTACCCAACTTTTGTTCGCAATAGAATCCACAAATTACTGGAAATTCAG GATGAAGCGGAGAAGAAAACACTTTCTCGCATTTTCTCTTATATTACTCATCTTATAAAGTTTAAAGATCTCCATTCTTTGGATGGTGCATCCTCAGCAAAGAGCCACAAAATTCCAAGCATTCTTCGACAGAAGTTTGTGGAGATGTTTACTCCAGAATCAAGAAGACTGCCAGTTGAGAAAATTGATCTTCTCATTAGTTATATCCTAGTGCTAACTCTACATGCCGATGACTTCCGGACCAATCCGACAGATATTGCCAAAGATCTGAAAGTTAGTTCTGTGAGCTTAAGAGTGCATTTTGCGAATTTGGGTTGCAAGCTTGTACGTGAAAACAAGTTGTCATTGGCAACTCTTCCTGTTCCTCTCAAGTTCCCAACGCAGAGGCAGAAACAAAGACGCTAG
- the LOC110613393 gene encoding mitochondrial import inner membrane translocase subunit TIM23-2-like, protein MAHSGSDREPRDTQSPQARLYNPYQDLNLPIQTLYQLPTSPEFLFTEESLRQRRSWGENLTFYTGSAYLAASIGGASVGLFSALKSFEPSDTLKLKVNRILNSSGHSGRVWGNRIGVVGLIYAMLESGAVAVTDRDDVWTSVAAGLGTGAVCRAARGVRSAAVAGALGGLVAGAAVAGKQTLKRYAMI, encoded by the coding sequence ATGGCTCACTCTGGCTCAGATCGCGAGCCCCGCGACACCCAATCCCCACAGGCCCGCCTCTATAACCCCTATCAAGACCTAAACCTTCCAATCCAGACCCTCTACCAGCTTCCTACCTCTCCGGAGTTCCTCTTCACCGAAGAATCTCTCCGCCAAAGACGCTCCTGGGGTGAAAACCTCACATTTTATACCGGTTCTGCATATCTTGCCGCCTCTATCGGCGGCGCTTCAGTCGGGCTCTTCTCCGCCCTCAAATCTTTTGAACCCTCCGATACTTTGAAGCTCAAGGTAAATAGGATTCTCAACTCTTCCGGCCATTCGGGACGTGTCTGGGGAAACCGGATCGGGGTGGTGGGGCTGATCTATGCCATGTTGGAGAGTGGAGCTGTGGCAGTTACGGATAGGGACGATGTGTGGACCAGCGTGGCTGCGGGGCTTGGGACGGGGGCTGTGTGCAGGGCAGCGAGAGGAGTGAGGTCGGCGGCGGTGGCTGGTGCCTTGGGAGGGTTGGTAGCTGGGGCAGCGGTGGCGGGGAAGCAGACTTTGAAGAGGTATGCGATGATTTAA
- the LOC110613392 gene encoding dihydrolipoyllysine-residue acetyltransferase component 2 of pyruvate dehydrogenase complex, mitochondrial, which produces MAYASHIINHSKKLRNAPNLLRHEYGSLVRWFSSDTRFSISKKNDTGKVHHHGFAAAEKERFSSNAPNGTVLSFGASRENVTIMQVRNPMAGSLLFKDFSCSQILSRRGYSSDSGLPPHQEIGMPSLSPTMTEGNIARWLKKEGDKISPGEVLCEVETDKATVEMECMEEGFLAKIIKGDGSKEIKVGEVIAITVEDEEDIPKLKDYSPSASDGAPAAKGPSTSTEPPPPKEEAVEETVSSPEPKTSKPSATPSEGRIFASPLARKLAEDHNVPLSSIKGTGPDGHIVKADIEDYLASRGKESKVSATAPRDKDTTPAALDYVDIPHSQIRKVTASRLLLSKQTIPHYYLTVDTCVDKLMDLRSQLNSLQEASGGKRISVNDLVIKAAALALRKVPQCNSSWTDNYIRQYSNVNINVAVQTENGLYVPVVRDADKKGLSKIAEEVKRLAQKAKENSLKPEDYEGGTFTVTNLGGPFGIKQFCAIVNPPQSGILAIGSAEKRVIPGSGADEFKFASFMSVTLSCDHRVIDGAIGAEWLKAFKGYIENPESMLL; this is translated from the exons ATACTGGGAAGGTTCATCATCATGGTTTTGCAGCTGCAGAAAAAGAAAGGTTTTCAAGCAATGCTCCTAATGGCACT GTATTATCATTTGGTGCTTCTAGGGAAAATGTTACGATAATGCAAGTTAGGAACCCAATGGCTGGATCACTACTCTTCAAGGATTTTTCTTG TTCACAGATTTTGTCAAGGAGAGGATATTCATCTGATTCAG GTCTTCCTCCACACCAAGAGATTGGAATGCCTTCTCTCTCACCCACAATGACTGAG GGTAATATAGCAAGGTGGTTGAAGAAAGAGGGTGACAAAATTTCACCTGGTGAAGTACTCTGCGAAGTTGAAACT gATAAAGCAACTGTTGAGATGGAATGCATGGAAGAAGGTTTTCTTGCAAAGATAATAAAGGGGGATGGATCAAAAGAAATTAAAGTTGGCGAG GTAATTGCTATTACTGTTGAAGATGAGGAAGACATTCCCAAGCTTAAGGATTACAGTCCTTCAGCATCAGATGGTGCTCCTGCAGCTAAAGGGCCCTCTACTTCTACCGAACCTCCCCCACCCAAAGAAGAGGCGGTTGAGGAAACAGTTAGTTCACCTGAACCAAAGACTTCCAAGCCCAGTGCAACTCCTTCTGAAGGACGCATTTTTGCTAGTCCTCTTGCTAGAAAATTGGCTGAAGATCACAAT GTACCTCTCTCAAGCATTAAAGGAACAGGTCCTGATGGACACATTGTAAAGGCTGATATTGAAGATTACTTGG CATCACGTGGGAAGGAGAGCAAAGTTTCAGCAACAGCACCTAGGGACAAGGACACAACACCTGCTGCATTAGATTACGTTGACATTCCTCATTCTCAAATAAGAAAG GTCACAGCTTCACGCTTGTTGCTGTCAAAGCAAACAATTCCCCATTATTATTTAACAGTAGATACATGTGTTGACAAACTTATGGA TTTGCGGAGCCAACTAAACTCATTACAAGAGGCCTCAGGTGGGAAGCGGATATCTGTAAATGATCTTGTAATCAAG GCTGCTGCTTTGGCTCTCAGAAAAGTTCCCCAATGCAACAGTTCATGGACTGATAACTATATTCGCCA ATACAGTAATGTGAATATTAATGTAGCAGTACAGACAGAAAATGGACTATATGTTCCAGTTGTTAGG GATGCAGACAAGAAAGGTTTATCTAAAATTGCTGAGGAGGTCAAGCGTTTAGCCCAAAAAGCCAAAGAGAATAGCTTGAAACCAGAAGATTATGAA GGTGGCACGTTTACTGTGACAAATTTGGGAGGGCCTTTTGGCATCAAGCAATTCTGTGCCATCGTCAATCCACCTCAATCAGGCATTCTTGCGATTGGCTCTG CTGAGAAGAGGGTTATTCCTGGCTCGGGTGCTGATGAATTTAAATTTGCTTCCTTCATGTCAGTAACCCTAAGTTGTGATCATCGTGTCATAGATG GTGCAATTGGTGCTGAATGGCTAAAAGCATTCAAGGGTTACATTGAGAATCCTGAATCAATGTTGCTGTAA
- the LOC110612754 gene encoding protein phosphatase 2C 16: MEEMSPAVAMTLSLGNSMCDSSGISTHVEIARRKLVTDTVSLLSDPEDFAALSASKDGGVGGTDSLKILPENGTISVPSDVIQESDEDEVLSVVEDNNGIMSEELLALEAGSEINLPKSVGIEDSQIIAKAIIVESSNEVQVPTAKLLIAAVNPNADISDGSDLRASAVVLKLPSEKNLSKGTTRSVFEIDCIPLWGSVSICGRRPEMEDAVAAVPRFAKIPINMLIGDRVVDGLSESLTHITSHFFGVYDGHGGVQVANYCRDRIHWALAEEIANVKNDLSDASMEGNQQVQWEKAFTSCFLKVDDEIGGKGTRGTIEDAGHASEATSEPLAPETVGSTAVVALVCSSHIIVANCGDSRAVLYRGKESIALSVDHKPNREDEYARIEASGGKVIQWNGHRVFGVLAMSRSIGDRYLKPWIIPEPEIMFIPRARDDECLILASDGLWDVMTNDEACEVARKKILLWHKKNGVTSPVERGNGIDPASQAAADCLSMLALQKGSKDNISVIVVDLKAQRKFKSKS, from the exons ATGGAAGAGATGTCCCCAGCAGTTGCAATGACGCTTAGTTTAGGTAATTCTATGTGTGATAGCTCAGGCATTTCAACCCATGTGGAAATTGCCCGGCGAAAGCTAGTAACAGACACTGTGAGCTTGTTGTCTGATCCTGAGGACTTTGCCGCCTTGTCTGCATCAAAAGATGGTGGTGTTGGAGGAACTGATTCATTGAAAATATTGCCAGAAAATGGAACCATATCAGTTCCCAGTGATGTGATTCAGGAAAGTGATGAAGATGAAGTACTGTCAGTTGTGGAAGACAATAATGGAATAATGTCCGAGGAGTTGTTGGCATTGGAAGCAGGATCTGAAATAAACTTGCCAAAATCAGTTGGGATTGAAGATAGCCAAATTATTGCCAAGGCTATAATTGTGGAGTCATCAAATGAGGTGCAGGTGCCTACTGCAAAACTTCTTATTGCAGCAGTGAACCCAAATGCAGATATATCTGATGGCTCTGATTTAAGGGCATCAGCAGTGGTCCTTAAGTTGCCAAGTGAGAAGAATCTCAGCAAAGGAACTACAAGAAGTGTGTTTGAAATTGATTGCATACCTCTGTGGGGTTCTGTATCAATTTGTGGCAGAAGACCAGAAATGGAAGACGCTGTTGCAGCTGTCCCTCGTTTTGCAAAAATCCCTATCAACATGCTTATTGGTGATCGTGTTGTCGACGGATTAAGTGAGAGTTTGACCCATATAACAAGTCATTTTTTTGGTGTTTATGATGGCCATGGGGGTGTTCAG GTTGCTAACTATTGCCGTGATCGAATCCATTGGGCTTTGGCTGAAGAGATTGCAAATGTTAAAAATGACTTAAGTGATGCTAGCATGGAAGGAAACCAGCAGGTGCAGTGGGAGAAAGCTTTCACTAGTTGCTTTCTTAAGGTTGATGATGAGATTGGAGGAAAAGGTACCAGAGGCACCATTGAGGATGCTGGCCATGCTTCTGAGGCCACTTCTGAGCCTTTGGCACCAGAAACAGTTGGATCTACAGCTGTGGTTGCCTTGGTCTGTTCTTCCCACATCATAGTTGCAAATTGTGGTGATTCGAGAGCAGTGCTTTATCGTGGAAAAGAATCGATAGCATTGTCTGTAGATCATAAG CCAAACCGAGAAGATGAATATGCAAGGATTGAGGCTTCTGGAGGCAAGGTGATTCAGTGGAATGGACATCGTGTTTTTGGTGTTCTTGCCATGTCTAGGTCAATTG GTGATAGATATTTGAAACCCTGGATAATTCCAGAACCAGAAATCATGTTCATTCCTCGAGCTAGAGATGACGAATGCCTTATTTTAGCCAGTGATGGGTTATGGGACGTCATGACAAATGATGAAGCCTGTGAAGTGGCTCGAAAGAAGATTTTGCTCTGGCACAAAAAGAATGGAGTTACATCTCCGGTCGAAAGGGGCAATGGAATTGATCCGGCATCTCAAGCAGCAGCTGATTGCCTTTCAATGCTTGCACTGCAAAAAGGAAGCAAGGATAATATCTCAGTGATTGTGGTGGACTTGAAAGCTCAAAGAAAGTTCAAGAGCAAATCTTAA
- the LOC110613391 gene encoding U-box domain-containing protein 35 yields the protein MAFLRLESKADKDIIHGLTAIAIDGEKNSQSAVKWVADNLVHGKKPPLCILVHVQSKTMQLGENVVSREGCPATPQEFQQFFLPYRGFCTRKGIEAKEVVLFDIDVPSALVDYIIHNNIHNIVVGASRRNAFIRKFKQSDIPSILLKTAPESCSVYVISKGKVQTSRLASQTNHSPTSSTHQESYAQSTGSANSISSQCSSPQCQSLPSPNIITVKNASTARQNNHWEVASPPIETLKSNKSTTPRISFRESWKSEVSGRMSSDQNCEDDKFAFSFNTTSQGTSPNSHSERMLNRDSVSDISEISGPQSFRSTNTSCENLEFSATSESSKGSNSSQLANLLDTEMRKLKLEMQQSMVLLNSVTKEAVLAKHMIRELQQLRTSDVTKAEGEQITEGVEMEKKNNKVALLVQTAQRIAGIEAEKKAQHEAEKKRKTMETMANNAFRCRTYTIDDIEVATNHFELSQKIGEGGYGPVFKGVLNHIDVAIKILRPDLSQGHMQFRQEVDVLSSMRHPHIVILLGACPEYGCLVYEFMENGSLEDRLLRKHKTPPIPWRARFRIAFEIATALHFLHETKPEPLVHRDLKPANILLDYNLVSKISDVGLARLLPASAASKVSQYRMTAAAGTFYYIDPEYQQTGKLSVKSDIYSFGVVLLQLLTAKPPMGLFHHVQEAINNGTFADVLDKTITDWPVKQALSLAKIAVKCCELYKKHRPDLASVVLPELKRLRNFSLGKKAVEHETIIPLPSPTDLVS from the exons ATGGCTTTTCTCCGATTAGAATCGAAGGCTGATAAAGATATTATTCATGGGCTCACAGCCATCGCCATTGATGGAGAAAAGAACAGCCAAAGCGCCGTCAAATGGGTTGCGGATAATcttgttcatggaaagaaaccTCCTCTATGCATTCTTGTTCATGTTCAATCCAAAACAATGCAACTGG GGGAAAATGTGGTGTCTAGGGAAGGTTGCCCAGCAACTCCGCAAGAATTTCAGCAGTTCTTCCTTCCCTATAGAGGATTTTGTACTCGAAAAGGA ATTGAAGCAAAGGAAGTAGTTCTTTTTGATATTGATGTTCCAAGTGCACTTGTTGACTATATTATTCACAACAACATTCACAATATTGTTGTTGGAGCATCTCGCAGAAATGCTTTCATAAG GAAATTTAAACAATCAGACATTCCTTCTATTTTACTCAAAACTGCACCAGAATCTTGTTCTGTATATGTCATATCAAAAGGAAAAGTTCAGACTTCTCGGTTAGCAAGTCAAACTAATCATTCACCAACCAGTTCTACACATCAAGAAAGTTATGCACAGTCAACTGGTTCAGCAAATTCAATTAGTTCCCAATGTTCCTCCCCACAATGCCAATCACTTCCTTCTCCTAATATTATTACTGTCAAAAATGCATCCACTGCTAGGCAAAATAATCATTGGGAAGTTGCTTCTCCTCCCATTGAAACCTTGAAATCTAACAAATCAACGACTCCACG AATTAGTTTCCGTGAAAGTTGGAAAAGTGAAGTTTCTGGTAGAATGTCTTCAGATCAAAACTGTGAAGATGACAAGTTTGCATTCAGCTTCAATACAACTTCACAAGGGACATCTCCAAATAGTCACTCGGAAAGAATGTTGAATAGAGATTCCGTGTCAGATATCAGTGAAATTTCAGGACCACAAAGTTTTAGATCAACAAACACATCCTGTGAGAATTTGGAATTCTCTGCCACATCTGAGAGTTCCAAGGGTTCCAATTCTTCACAACTTGCT AATTTATTGGACACAGAAATGAGGAAATTAAAGCTTGAAATGCAGCAATCTATGGTATTGTTGAATTCAGTTACCAAAGAAGCTGTTTTGGCCAAGCATATG ATAAGGGAGCTTCAACAGTTACGGACATCAGATGTAACAAAAGCAGAAGGAGAACAAATCACTGAAGGGGTGGAAATGGAGAAGAAGAATAACAAGGTTGCTCTGCTAGTACAGACAGCACAACGAATAGCAGGAATAGAAGCAGAGAAGAAGGCACAACATGAGGCGGAAAAGAAGAGGAAAACAATGGAAACAATGGCAAATAATGCTTTTCGATGTAGAACATACACCATTGATGATATAGAAGTAGCAACAAATCACTTTGAACTCTCTCAGAAGATTGGTGAAGGTGGCTATGGACCTGTTTTTAAAGGCGTTCTTAATCACATTGATGTTGCCATTAAAATCTTGAGGCCAGATTTGTCACAAGGACATATGCAATTTCGACAAGAG GTTGATGTTTTAAGCAGCATGAGACATCCACACATTGTTATCCTGCTTGGAGCATGCCCTGAGTATGGATGTCTTGTGTATGAATTCATGGAAAATGGCAGCCTAGAAGATCGTCTCCTCAGGAAGCATAAAACTCCTCCAATCCCCTGGAGAGCTCGATTTCGAATAGCTTTCGAAATTGCCACAGCCCTTCATTTTCTTCACGAAACAAAACCAGAACCTCTGGTGCATCGTGACCTGAAACCTGCAAACATTCTCTTAGACTACAATCTTGTTAGTAAAATCAGTGATGTGGGTTTGGCCAGGCTTCTTCCAGCATCTGCAGCAAGTAAAGTTTCCCAATATCGCATGACAGCAGCAGCTGGAACATTTTACTATATTGATCCAGAGTATCAGCAAACAGGGAAATTGAGCGTGAAATCAGACATATATTCATTTGGGGTTGTGCTGCTACAACTTCTTACAGCAAAACCTCCAATGGGACTTTTCCACCATGTTCAAGAGGCTATTAACAATGGAACATTCGCAGATGTGCTTGACAAAACAATCACAGATTGGCCTGTTAAACAGGCTCTTTCACTTGCTAAAATAGCAGTGAAGTGTTGTGAGTTGTATAAGAAACATAGACCAGATCTTGCTTCTGTAGTTTTACCAGAGTTGAAGAGACTAAGGAATTTTTCCCTTGGAAAGAAAGCTGTTGAACATGAGACAATCATACCACTACCCAGTCCTACTGATTTAGTTTCATAA